Proteins from a genomic interval of Medicago truncatula cultivar Jemalong A17 chromosome 3, MtrunA17r5.0-ANR, whole genome shotgun sequence:
- the LOC11421031 gene encoding EIN3-binding F-box protein 1: MSKVLSFTGGDDFCTGRSMYLNPKEASLFLSLGRQEYAYRPLQKRSRFNVPFDFSGEKWFDLKPETSIETLPDECLFEILRRLPEGQDRSLCASVSKRWLTLLSSISKNEICSNASSGNKDSDNQEFGDEGYLSRSLEGKKATDVRLAAIAVGTQSRGGLGKLSIHGSNPDRALTDVGLKAVAHGCPSLKSFTLWDVATISDAGLIEIANGCHQIENLDLCKLPTISDKALIAVAKHCPNLTELSIESCPSIGNEGLHAIGKLCPNLRSVSIKNCPGVRDQGIAGLLCSASIILKKLTLESLAVSDYSLAVIGQYGFVVTDLVLNFLPNVTEKGFWVMGNGHALQQLTSLTIGLCPGVTDIGLHAVGKGCPNVKNFQLRRCSFLSDNGLVSFTKAAPSIVSLQLEECHRITQFGVAGAILNRGTKLKVLTLVSCYGIKDLNLNLPAVPPCQTISSLSIRNCPGVGNFTLNVLGKLCPTLQCLELIGLEGITDPGFISLLQRSKASLGNVNLSGCINLTDVGVLSMVKLHCSTLGVLNLNGCKKVGDASLTAIADNCIVLSDLDVSECAITDAGISALTRGVLFNLDVLSLAGCSLVSNKSLSALKKLGDSLEGLNIKNCKSISSRTVNKLVEHLWMCDILF; this comes from the exons ATGTCTAAAGTTCTCAGCTTTACCG GAGGTGATGATTTTTGTACTGGAAGGTCGATGTACCTTAACCCGAAGGAGGCGAGTCTCTTCTTGTCTCTTGGCCGTCAAGAATATGCTTACAGACCTCTTCAAAAGAGATCTCGCTTCAATGTTCCATTTGATTTCAGTGGAGAAAAATGGTTTGATCTGAAGCCAGAGACATCTATTGAAACATTGCCTGATGAATGCCTCTTTGAGATCCTTAGAAGGTTGCCTGAAGGACAAGATAGGAGTTTATGTGCTTCTGTATCCAAGCGCTGGCTTACGCTTCTAAGCAGTATTTCCAAGAATGAAATCTGCAGCAACGCAAGTTCTGGAAACAAGGACAGTGACAATCAAGAATTTGGTGATGAAGGCTATCTTTCTCGAAGCTTAGAGGGGAAAAAGGCAACAGATGTTAGACTAGCTGCCATTGCTGTTGGCACACAATCTCGAGGAGGATTAGGGAAGCTTTCAATTCATGGAAGTAATCCAGATCGTGCCTTGACTGATGTAGGTCTCAAGGCAGTTGCTCATGGCTGCCCTTCTCTGAAGTCTTTCACTCTTTGGGATGTTGCTACCATTAGCGACGCAGGCTTGATCGAGATTGCTAATGGTTGTCATCAGATAGAGAATCTTGACCTATGCAAGTTGCCAACAATTTCTGACAAGGCTTTGATTGCAGTTGCAAAGCACTGTCCGAATCTGACTGAGTTATCGATAGAGTCATGTCCTAGCATCGGTAATGAAGGTCTACATGCTATTGGAAAGTTGTGTCCAAATCTAAGGTCCGTATCAATTAAAAACTGTCCTGGAGTTCGTGATCAGGGAATTGCTGGCCTTTTATGTTCAGCATCCATTATTCTAAAAAAGCTGACACTTGAATCGCTAGCTGTTTCTGATTACTCACTAGCAGTTATTGGACAATATGGCTTTGTAGTTACTGATCTTGTCCTAAATTTCCTTCCAAATGTAACCGAGAAAGGATTCTGGGTGATGGGTAATGGCCATGCACTGCAGCAACTAACGTCGCTCACAATTGGGCTGTGCCCTGGAGTAACAGATATCGGGCTTCATGCTGTAGGAAAGGGTTGTCCAAATGTGAAAAACTTTCAGCTTCGTAGGTGTTCATTTCTGTCAGACAATGGGCTGGTATCGTTCACCAAGGCTGCTCCATCAATTGTGAGCCTACAATTGGAAGAGTGCCATAGGATTACCCAATTTGGGGTTGCCGGTGCCATTTTAAACCGTGGTACAAAATTGAAGGTTCTTACTCTGGTAAGCTGCTACGGGATCAAAGATCTGAATCTCAATTTGCCAGCAGTACCTCCATGTCAGACAATTTCGTCATTATCAATCCGTAACTGCCCTGGAGTTGGTAATTTTACTCTCAACGTCCTTGGGAAGCTCTGTCCTACGCTTCAGTGTCTTGAATTGATTGGACTTGAGGGAATAACAGACCCAGGGTTTATTTCACTGCTTCAGAGGTCTAAGGCCAGTTTGGGTAATGTTAATCTAAGTGGTTGCATCAATCTGACAGATGTAGGAGTTTTGTCCATGGTCAAGTTGCATTGTTCGACTCTTGGAGTGCTAAACCTTAATGGTTGTAAAAAGGTCGGGGATGCTTCCTTGACAGCAATTGCAGACAATTGCATTGTCTTGAGTGATCTTGATGTTTCCGAGTGTGCAATCACCGATGCAGGGATTTCTGCCCTTACTCGTGGAGTCCTGTTCAATCTGGATGTACTTTCTTTGGCAGGTTGCTCATTGGTTTCAAACAAGAGCTTGTCTGCTTTGAAAAAATTGGGTGATTCCCTCGAGGGATTAAATATCAAAAATTGCAAGTCGATCAGCAGCCGCACAGTTAACAAGCTTGTGGAACATCTCTGGATGTGTGACATCCTCTTCTGA